One region of Cytophagia bacterium CHB2 genomic DNA includes:
- a CDS encoding DNRLRE domain-containing protein, translating to MRSRNRFLALFLSATGFIFISSLHAQIEVKITASKDNTLYENASGSFSNGSGAYFFAGQNNHGEVRRGLVAFDVAGNIPAGALIQSATLRLNLSRALSGVYSVALHRVLADWGEGTSVAFGEEGGGGTATTGDATWIHTFFNTQLWTNAGGDFAAAASAAQTIAGDLGFYDWGSTPEMVADVQAWLDTPGENFGWLLLGNEATNASAKRFDSREHSVVENRPVLTIVYTTATSVLDQTDAVPEKFELAQNFPNPFNPSTTIQYALPENASIVLQIYDLHGRLMRTLVNQNQRAGFYTVAWDGKTDEGRAAVSGIYFCRMAAGDFVKSQKMALLE from the coding sequence ATGCGCAGTCGCAACCGGTTTTTGGCGCTTTTCTTGTCAGCCACGGGTTTCATTTTCATCAGCTCATTGCATGCCCAGATCGAAGTCAAAATCACTGCCAGCAAAGATAACACCCTTTACGAAAACGCTTCCGGTTCATTCAGCAACGGCAGCGGCGCGTACTTCTTTGCCGGGCAAAACAATCACGGTGAAGTGCGGCGCGGCTTGGTAGCGTTCGACGTTGCCGGAAATATTCCTGCGGGTGCTTTGATTCAAAGCGCGACCCTGAGGCTCAACTTGTCACGCGCACTCTCAGGGGTATATTCTGTTGCGCTGCATCGCGTTCTGGCGGATTGGGGCGAGGGCACGTCCGTGGCATTCGGCGAAGAAGGCGGCGGCGGTACTGCGACAACCGGCGATGCGACCTGGATTCACACATTCTTCAACACGCAACTCTGGACCAATGCCGGCGGCGATTTCGCCGCGGCTGCCAGCGCCGCGCAAACCATCGCCGGCGATCTCGGCTTTTACGATTGGGGATCGACGCCGGAGATGGTCGCGGATGTGCAAGCCTGGCTCGACACGCCGGGGGAAAACTTTGGCTGGCTGTTGTTGGGCAATGAAGCAACCAACGCCAGCGCCAAGCGCTTCGATTCGCGGGAACATTCCGTTGTCGAGAATCGCCCGGTGTTGACGATCGTTTACACCACAGCGACAAGTGTTCTGGATCAAACCGATGCCGTTCCCGAAAAATTCGAGCTGGCGCAAAATTTTCCGAACCCGTTCAATCCCAGCACAACGATTCAGTATGCGCTGCCGGAAAATGCGAGCATCGTTTTGCAGATTTACGACTTGCACGGCCGTTTGATGAGAACACTGGTCAACCAAAATCAACGCGCGGGTTTTTACACCGTGGCCTGGGACGGCAAAACCGATGAAGGCCGGGCAGCAGTCAGCGGCATTTATTTTTGCCGGATGGCGGCCGGCGATTTTGTCAAATCCCAAAAAATGGCTTTACTGGAGTGA
- a CDS encoding T9SS type A sorting domain-containing protein — protein sequence MNLERKIMNPMQLRTNCIGNIFIKVIFILALWLSIHFEVQAQDFWRRTGIPGTGHVYALAANSKNDIFAGTIGSGIFRSGNDGSDWTAINSGLILNFTNVRAIAVGQGDHIFAGLTTDLCQGSGIFRSNDNGENWALLTTSLPDLCVVTLLIDSLGYIIAGTERGIIRSTDGGANWATVDTDFFTGAIKANPFSNDLFAGTKFFGLLRSTDRGETWEKIGNESWHRQIESFAFNTHEYIFAGTFGSGIYRSRNHGENWNAVNNGLLDTDVAALVVDRSGRIWAGTYNRGVFYSRDDGENWFGINSGLEHHQVRCLLIDVNDHIYVGTEGGGIFRSIEPTTSVQETIDSLHILHSLQQNHPNPFNPETKIVFFVPPNAQQQRVVIKIFDLTGRLVRVLFDREVAPGHYEVMWDGRDAHNNELASGTYVYRLESDKNVITQKMLLIH from the coding sequence ATGAATTTGGAGAGAAAAATCATGAACCCGATGCAATTACGAACCAACTGTATCGGCAATATCTTTATTAAAGTCATTTTCATTTTGGCTTTGTGGCTGTCAATCCATTTCGAGGTACAGGCGCAAGATTTTTGGCGACGAACTGGCATTCCTGGAACCGGTCATGTTTACGCATTGGCAGCCAACAGTAAAAACGATATTTTTGCGGGGACAATTGGTTCAGGCATTTTCCGCTCAGGAAACGACGGCAGTGACTGGACTGCAATCAATAGTGGTTTAATTTTGAATTTTACGAATGTCCGTGCTATTGCAGTTGGCCAAGGCGACCATATTTTTGCCGGCCTTACAACTGACCTGTGTCAAGGAAGCGGCATTTTCCGATCAAACGACAATGGGGAAAACTGGGCACTACTTACCACAAGTTTACCCGACCTTTGCGTCGTTACACTATTGATTGACTCGCTTGGCTACATCATTGCTGGCACGGAGAGAGGCATCATTCGATCTACTGATGGTGGGGCAAATTGGGCAACCGTTGATACGGATTTCTTTACCGGCGCGATTAAAGCCAATCCTTTTTCGAATGATCTGTTTGCCGGAACCAAATTTTTTGGCCTTCTTCGCTCTACTGACCGTGGGGAGACGTGGGAGAAGATCGGGAATGAATCGTGGCATCGTCAAATCGAGAGCTTTGCGTTTAACACACATGAATATATTTTTGCAGGAACTTTTGGGAGTGGGATTTATCGTTCTAGGAATCATGGAGAAAATTGGAACGCCGTAAATAACGGTTTGCTTGATACCGATGTGGCGGCTCTTGTCGTCGATCGCAGTGGTAGAATTTGGGCTGGAACGTATAATCGAGGAGTATTCTATTCCAGAGATGATGGTGAAAATTGGTTCGGAATCAACAGCGGTCTGGAACATCATCAAGTACGATGCCTCTTAATCGACGTAAACGATCATATTTATGTGGGGACAGAAGGTGGCGGTATCTTTCGCAGCATTGAACCAACGACGAGCGTGCAAGAGACAATAGATAGTTTACATATTTTACACTCACTTCAGCAGAATCATCCCAATCCCTTCAATCCCGAAACCAAGATTGTGTTTTTCGTGCCCCCAAACGCGCAGCAACAACGCGTTGTGATCAAAATCTTCGACCTCACCGGCCGGCTGGTGCGGGTTTTGTTTGATCGTGAAGTTGCGCCGGGACACTATGAAGTGATGTGGGATGGCCGGGATGCGCACAACAACGAGCTGGCCAGCGGGACGTATGTTTATCGGCTGGAATCAGACAAAAACGTTATCACCCAAAAAATGTTACTCATTCACTAA
- a CDS encoding VWA domain-containing protein, whose translation MKKILLTILLLATLPAFADGLMKIKGQASSYLQPQQVMVTADINNQVATTVTQQTFVNPWQQHVWLQYGFPTDINASVTQFRWKVGGVWRTAQITGAPQDSSGIIDPGGDVDHFFLDYLGDAPFLFAFTDSLPADSTLIVELTYIELLDYRNGQVVYDYPLDLKAFAQRPLESFALDLHLRSERNLVGLSNPSHSAVASSFSDSVATLFFSQENLPANRNFVVNYQVSQTDLGVFLLSHKPQNAEGFFIMLAEPDPNTSQEEIIDKVFTFIIDVSGSMSGQKIEQAKAAALFTVDHLNASDRFNVIKFNSTVTRFRSNPVLATDTEITAARNFITQIQATGGTDLQAALLSGLGQDMSDTTANIIIFITDGIASLDQQAVINANTHNVRIFVFGIGSDVNQALLTQVAANNNGIAEFLGNDEVNSRISAFYSKIRNPLLQNIRIDFTPAVTSEVYPLQLPDIYVGEQLVVLGRYAQPGPAQVTLLGAGAGTPV comes from the coding sequence ATGAAAAAAATATTGCTTACGATTTTGTTGCTCGCCACCCTGCCCGCCTTTGCCGACGGCCTTATGAAAATCAAAGGCCAGGCTTCGAGTTATTTGCAGCCGCAACAGGTGATGGTCACGGCAGACATCAACAACCAAGTCGCCACGACGGTCACGCAACAGACATTCGTGAATCCCTGGCAGCAGCATGTGTGGCTGCAATATGGCTTTCCAACTGACATCAACGCAAGTGTGACGCAGTTTCGCTGGAAAGTTGGGGGCGTGTGGCGCACGGCGCAAATCACCGGCGCGCCGCAAGATTCCAGCGGTATCATCGATCCCGGCGGGGACGTTGATCATTTTTTTCTTGATTATCTCGGTGATGCGCCGTTTTTATTCGCCTTTACAGACTCGCTGCCGGCAGACTCGACTCTTATCGTCGAACTCACCTACATCGAACTGCTGGATTATCGCAATGGGCAAGTGGTTTATGATTACCCGCTCGATTTGAAGGCATTTGCACAACGGCCGCTGGAGAGCTTTGCGCTCGATCTGCATTTGCGCTCGGAGCGCAATCTCGTCGGGTTGTCGAATCCTTCCCACAGCGCCGTGGCGAGCAGCTTCAGCGACAGTGTGGCCACGCTTTTCTTTTCGCAAGAAAATCTGCCGGCGAATCGCAACTTTGTGGTGAATTATCAAGTCAGCCAGACGGATCTTGGCGTGTTTCTGCTCTCTCACAAACCGCAAAATGCAGAGGGCTTTTTCATCATGCTGGCGGAGCCGGATCCGAACACCTCGCAGGAAGAAATCATCGACAAAGTCTTCACATTTATCATTGACGTTTCCGGCAGCATGTCTGGGCAAAAAATCGAACAGGCCAAAGCCGCTGCACTGTTCACCGTCGATCATTTGAACGCCAGCGACCGCTTCAATGTGATCAAATTCAATTCCACGGTCACGAGATTCCGTTCGAATCCTGTGCTTGCAACGGACACGGAGATTACGGCCGCACGCAACTTCATCACTCAAATTCAAGCCACCGGCGGCACGGATTTGCAGGCGGCCTTGCTGTCGGGCTTGGGCCAGGACATGAGCGACACTACGGCCAACATCATCATCTTTATCACTGACGGCATTGCCTCGCTCGATCAACAGGCGGTGATCAACGCCAACACACACAATGTGCGCATTTTCGTGTTCGGTATTGGCAGCGACGTGAATCAAGCGTTACTCACCCAGGTTGCCGCGAATAACAACGGCATCGCCGAGTTTTTGGGCAACGACGAGGTTAATAGCCGCATCAGCGCGTTTTACAGCAAGATTCGCAATCCGTTGTTGCAAAACATTCGCATCGACTTTACACCGGCGGTGACGAGCGAAGTATATCCGTTGCAGTTGCCGGACATTTATGTCGGCGAGCAGCTCGTGGTGTTGGGGCGCTACGCTCAACCCGGGCCGGCGCAGGTGACGTTACTTGGCGCCGGCGCCGGAACGCCGGT